One Triplophysa rosa linkage group LG21, Trosa_1v2, whole genome shotgun sequence DNA segment encodes these proteins:
- the acss2 gene encoding acetyl-coenzyme A synthetase, cytoplasmic isoform X1, with protein MIPDKAPGEDVLHASGDLKKEAHVPSFEKYKELYVKSIESPEEFWRDFAKDFFWKTKYTGKFLDYNFDVTKGDIYVKCMEGASTNICYNVLDRNVHERKLGDKVAFYWEGNEPGDEKTVTYRELLQRVCKFANVLKSQGVKKGDCVSIYMPMVVELVVAMLACARIGAVHSIVFAGFSAESLCERIMDSRCSLLITADGFYRGDKLINLKLIADEALEKCRNKSFPVEKCIMLKHLTKEDESTIHGSLSPPAKRACSDLQQEKQNERVRRVRPPPQVPWNPEVDMCWHSLVCGASEECEPVWCDSEDPLFILYTSGSTGKPKGVLHTVSGYMLYTAVTFKMVFDYHPDDVYWCTADIGWITGHSYITYGPLANGATSVLFEGLPTYPDVSRMWEIVDKYHVSKFYTAPTAIRLLMKFGSEPVKKYKRDSLKILGTVGEPINPEAWQWYYNVVGEKRCPVVDTFWQTETGGHVMTPLPAATPMKPGSATFPFFGVVPAILNESGEELEGPSDGYLVFKQPWPGVMRTVYGNHQRFETTYFKKFPGYYVTGDGCRRDKDGYYWITGRIDDMLNVSGHLLSTAEVESALVEHEAVAEAAVVGRPHPVKGESLYCFVTLNDGISYNQKLEAELKKQVREKIGAIATPDYIQNAPGLPKTRSGKIMRRVLRKIACNEQDLGDVSTLADSSVVDQLFENRCCTAV; from the exons ATGATTCCCGATAAAGCACCAGGCGAGGATGTGTTACATGCATCAGGGGACTTGAAGAAAGAAGCGCATGTCCCTAGCTTTGAGAAATACAAAGAGCTCTACGTCAAATCTATTGAGTCTCCCGAGG AGTTCTGGAGAGATTTTGCCAAGGACTTCTTCTGGAAGACAAAATACACTGGAAAGTTCCTGGACTACAACTTTGATGTGACCAAGGGTGACATATACGTGAAGTGCATGGAAGGTGCCTCAACCAACATTTGCTACAATGTTTTGGACCGCAACGTCCACGAAAGGAAGCTGGGGGACAAAGTGGCTTTTTACTG GGAGGGGAATGAACCTGGTGATGAGAAGACAGTGACCTACAGAGAACTGCTTCAACGGGTCTGCAAGTTTGCCAACGTTCTCAAGTCACAAG GTGTGAAGAAAGGTGACTGTGTATCTATTTATATGCCCATGGTAGTGGAGCTGGTTGTGGCCATGTTGGCCTGTGCTCGAATTGGAGCGGTACACTCCATTGTG TTTGCTGGCTTTTCCGCCGAGTCACTGTGTGAGAGGATCATGGACTCTCGCTGCTCTCTTCTAATTACAGCAG ATGGTTTTTACCGCGGTGATAAGCTGATCAATCTAAAGCTCATAGCAGATGAGGCTCTAGAGAAATGCAGGAACAA GTCTTTCCCAGTGGAGAAATGTATAATGCTAAAACACCTCACAAAGGAGGATGAAAGCACGATCCATGGGTCACTGTCACCCCCAGCGAAGCGCGCCTGTTCCGACCTGCAG CAGGAAAAACAGAATGAAAGAGTAAGAAGGGTCCGTCCTCCCCCACAG GTGCCATGGAATCCTGAGGTAGATATGTGTTGGCACTCTCTGGTTTGTGGAGCGTCGGAGGAGTGTGAACCTGTCTGGTGTGATTCAGAAGATCCACTCTTCATCCTCTACACCAGTGGATCTACTGGAAAACCCAAG GGTGTGTTGCACACAGTGAGTGGCTACATGCTGTACACGGCCGTCACCTTTAAAATGGTGTTTGATTATCATCCTGATGATGTGTACTGGTGCACTGCAGACATTGGCTGGATCACCGGTCACTCATACATCACATATGGCCCGTTGGCCAATGGCGCAACAAGTGTGCTG TTTGAGGGTCTGCCCACATACCCGGATGTAAGCCGAATGTGGGAGATTGTTGATAAATATCACGTGTCCAAGTTCTACACAGCACCCACTGCCATCCGGCTCCTTATGAAGTTTGGCAGTGAGCCTGTAAAGAA GTATAAGCGTGACTCTTTGAAAATTTTGGGTACTGTAGGAGAGCCCATAAACCCAGAAGCCTGGCAGTGGTACTACAATGTGGTTGGAGAAAAGAGATGTCCCGTGGTGGACACCTTCTGGCAGACTGAAACG GGTGGACATGTGATGACCCCTCTACCTGCTGCCACTCCCATGAAGCCTGGATCTGCT acGTTTCCTTTTTTTGGAGTCGTACCTGCCATTCTGAATGAGTCGGGGGAGGAACTTGAAGGACCAAGCGACGGTTATCTA GTGTTTAAACAGCCTTGGCCAGGTGTGATGAGAACCGTGTATGGGAACCACCAGAGGTTTGAGACCACGTACTTCAAGAAATTCCCTGGGTATTACGTGACTGGAGATG GTTGTCGTCGAGATAAAGATGGCTACTACTGGATCACAGGGAGAATAGATGACATGCTGAATGTATCTG GGCACTTGTTAAGCACTGCAGAGGTGGAGTCGGCGCTGGTGGAGCATGAAGCCGTGGCAGAAGCGGCAGTTGTGGGGAGGCCACACCCTGTTAAGGGCGAGAGTCTCTACTGCTTTGTCACACTCAACGACGGAATCAGTTACAACCAAAAACTGGAGGCGGAGCTTAAAAAGCAAG tgagAGAGAAAATCGGGGCAATAGCTACGCCTGACTACATACAGAATGCACCCGGGCTTCCGAAAACCAGATCAG GTAAGATCATGCGCCGCGTCCTGCGGAAGATAGCATGTAATGAGCAGGATTTAGGTGACGTGTCGACGCTAGCGGACAGCTCCGTCGTTGATCAACTGTTTGAGAACCGCTGCTGTACCGCTGTGTGA
- the acss2 gene encoding acetyl-coenzyme A synthetase, cytoplasmic isoform X2 gives MIPDKAPGEDVLHASGDLKKEAHVPSFEKYKELYVKSIESPEEFWRDFAKDFFWKTKYTGKFLDYNFDVTKGDIYVKCMEGASTNICYNVLDRNVHERKLGDKVAFYWEGNEPGDEKTVTYRELLQRVCKFANVLKSQGVKKGDCVSIYMPMVVELVVAMLACARIGAVHSIVFAGFSAESLCERIMDSRCSLLITADGFYRGDKLINLKLIADEALEKCRNKSFPVEKCIMLKHLTKEDESTIHGSLSPPAKRACSDLQVPWNPEVDMCWHSLVCGASEECEPVWCDSEDPLFILYTSGSTGKPKGVLHTVSGYMLYTAVTFKMVFDYHPDDVYWCTADIGWITGHSYITYGPLANGATSVLFEGLPTYPDVSRMWEIVDKYHVSKFYTAPTAIRLLMKFGSEPVKKYKRDSLKILGTVGEPINPEAWQWYYNVVGEKRCPVVDTFWQTETGGHVMTPLPAATPMKPGSATFPFFGVVPAILNESGEELEGPSDGYLVFKQPWPGVMRTVYGNHQRFETTYFKKFPGYYVTGDGCRRDKDGYYWITGRIDDMLNVSGHLLSTAEVESALVEHEAVAEAAVVGRPHPVKGESLYCFVTLNDGISYNQKLEAELKKQVREKIGAIATPDYIQNAPGLPKTRSGKIMRRVLRKIACNEQDLGDVSTLADSSVVDQLFENRCCTAV, from the exons ATGATTCCCGATAAAGCACCAGGCGAGGATGTGTTACATGCATCAGGGGACTTGAAGAAAGAAGCGCATGTCCCTAGCTTTGAGAAATACAAAGAGCTCTACGTCAAATCTATTGAGTCTCCCGAGG AGTTCTGGAGAGATTTTGCCAAGGACTTCTTCTGGAAGACAAAATACACTGGAAAGTTCCTGGACTACAACTTTGATGTGACCAAGGGTGACATATACGTGAAGTGCATGGAAGGTGCCTCAACCAACATTTGCTACAATGTTTTGGACCGCAACGTCCACGAAAGGAAGCTGGGGGACAAAGTGGCTTTTTACTG GGAGGGGAATGAACCTGGTGATGAGAAGACAGTGACCTACAGAGAACTGCTTCAACGGGTCTGCAAGTTTGCCAACGTTCTCAAGTCACAAG GTGTGAAGAAAGGTGACTGTGTATCTATTTATATGCCCATGGTAGTGGAGCTGGTTGTGGCCATGTTGGCCTGTGCTCGAATTGGAGCGGTACACTCCATTGTG TTTGCTGGCTTTTCCGCCGAGTCACTGTGTGAGAGGATCATGGACTCTCGCTGCTCTCTTCTAATTACAGCAG ATGGTTTTTACCGCGGTGATAAGCTGATCAATCTAAAGCTCATAGCAGATGAGGCTCTAGAGAAATGCAGGAACAA GTCTTTCCCAGTGGAGAAATGTATAATGCTAAAACACCTCACAAAGGAGGATGAAAGCACGATCCATGGGTCACTGTCACCCCCAGCGAAGCGCGCCTGTTCCGACCTGCAG GTGCCATGGAATCCTGAGGTAGATATGTGTTGGCACTCTCTGGTTTGTGGAGCGTCGGAGGAGTGTGAACCTGTCTGGTGTGATTCAGAAGATCCACTCTTCATCCTCTACACCAGTGGATCTACTGGAAAACCCAAG GGTGTGTTGCACACAGTGAGTGGCTACATGCTGTACACGGCCGTCACCTTTAAAATGGTGTTTGATTATCATCCTGATGATGTGTACTGGTGCACTGCAGACATTGGCTGGATCACCGGTCACTCATACATCACATATGGCCCGTTGGCCAATGGCGCAACAAGTGTGCTG TTTGAGGGTCTGCCCACATACCCGGATGTAAGCCGAATGTGGGAGATTGTTGATAAATATCACGTGTCCAAGTTCTACACAGCACCCACTGCCATCCGGCTCCTTATGAAGTTTGGCAGTGAGCCTGTAAAGAA GTATAAGCGTGACTCTTTGAAAATTTTGGGTACTGTAGGAGAGCCCATAAACCCAGAAGCCTGGCAGTGGTACTACAATGTGGTTGGAGAAAAGAGATGTCCCGTGGTGGACACCTTCTGGCAGACTGAAACG GGTGGACATGTGATGACCCCTCTACCTGCTGCCACTCCCATGAAGCCTGGATCTGCT acGTTTCCTTTTTTTGGAGTCGTACCTGCCATTCTGAATGAGTCGGGGGAGGAACTTGAAGGACCAAGCGACGGTTATCTA GTGTTTAAACAGCCTTGGCCAGGTGTGATGAGAACCGTGTATGGGAACCACCAGAGGTTTGAGACCACGTACTTCAAGAAATTCCCTGGGTATTACGTGACTGGAGATG GTTGTCGTCGAGATAAAGATGGCTACTACTGGATCACAGGGAGAATAGATGACATGCTGAATGTATCTG GGCACTTGTTAAGCACTGCAGAGGTGGAGTCGGCGCTGGTGGAGCATGAAGCCGTGGCAGAAGCGGCAGTTGTGGGGAGGCCACACCCTGTTAAGGGCGAGAGTCTCTACTGCTTTGTCACACTCAACGACGGAATCAGTTACAACCAAAAACTGGAGGCGGAGCTTAAAAAGCAAG tgagAGAGAAAATCGGGGCAATAGCTACGCCTGACTACATACAGAATGCACCCGGGCTTCCGAAAACCAGATCAG GTAAGATCATGCGCCGCGTCCTGCGGAAGATAGCATGTAATGAGCAGGATTTAGGTGACGTGTCGACGCTAGCGGACAGCTCCGTCGTTGATCAACTGTTTGAGAACCGCTGCTGTACCGCTGTGTGA
- the rps21 gene encoding 40S ribosomal protein S21 isoform X2, with protein sequence MQNDAGEFVDMYVPRKCSASNRIIGAKDHASIQINIAEVDRATGRFNGQFKTYAICGAIRRMGEADDSLLRLAKDDSIVAK encoded by the exons ATGCAGAACGACGCTGGTGAGTTCGTGGACATGTACGTCCCCCGTAAATG CTCGGCTAGCAACAGAATCATTGGTGCCAAGGATCATGCCTCCATCCAAATCAACATTGCTGAG GTGGATCGGGCAACAGGCAGGTTCAATGGCCAGTTCAAAACCTACGCCATATGTGGAGCCATCCGTAGAATG GGTGAAGCTGATGATTCTCTTCTGAGGCTTGCAAAGGATGACAGCATTGTCGCAAAGTAA
- the rps21 gene encoding 40S ribosomal protein S21 isoform X1 translates to MQNDAGEFVDMYVPRKCSASNRIIGAKDHASIQINIAEVDRATGRFNGQFKTYAICGAIRRMGEADDSLLRLAKDDSIVAKNI, encoded by the exons ATGCAGAACGACGCTGGTGAGTTCGTGGACATGTACGTCCCCCGTAAATG CTCGGCTAGCAACAGAATCATTGGTGCCAAGGATCATGCCTCCATCCAAATCAACATTGCTGAG GTGGATCGGGCAACAGGCAGGTTCAATGGCCAGTTCAAAACCTACGCCATATGTGGAGCCATCCGTAGAATG GGTGAAGCTGATGATTCTCTTCTGAGGCTTGCAAAGGATGACAGCATTGTCGCAAA GAACATCTAA